From the uncultured Methanomethylovorans sp. genome, the window TATGTTAACACAACGGCTGAGATAAAAGCAGAATGCGATATCTGCTGCACTTCCGCTAATGCTATTGAAGTTGTGAAGTCCCTGGAAGAGAAAAAAGTGATCTTTGTACCTGATAAGAACCTAGCAGACTATGTGGCAAGGAACACAGATAAACAGATAATCCCCTGGACAGGATATTGCCCCACTCATAACCAGATACTTCCAATAGACATAAAGAAAGCTAAAAGTATGCATCCAATGGCAGAGGTACTTGCACATCCGGAATGTAGGCGCGAGGTGCTTGATATGGCCAACAATATATTTAGTACCACTGGCATGGTCAATTATATTAGAACTTCTGACTGCACGGAATTTATAATAGCTACCGAGAGTGGCCTTATACATAGACTTCAGAAAGATAATCTATCTAAAGATTTTTATCTCGTGTCACCTTATACAATTTGTCCTGACATGAAGATGATCGATCTTAAGGCAGTAGCAGATTCACTGGAACAGATGAAGTATGTGATCACTGTGCCGGAGGATATAAGAATTAGGGCAAAGCAGGCACTGGATAGAATGCTTGCCATCAAGAGAAAACGATAACAGGCTTTACATGCGTGCATATTTGCAGTTGATCAGATATGGGAACTGCCTCATGGCAGCCTTTTCCGCAGCAATAGGAGTGTTTATAGCATATAATATAATTAGTGGCACTGCCGGACAAATACCTTTTCCACTGTTTGAGATCATATATGTAGCCTTAGTGGTGTTCCTGGTAACAGGCGCAGGTAATGCTATAAACGATTATTATGACATTGAGATAGACCGGATAAATAAACCCGAAAGACCAATCCCCTCCGGCAGGATCAGCAAATCTCAAGCTCTCTCTTTTTCGATCTTATTTTTTGCTCTTGGAACTCTTATCGCATTCTTCATCAACACAATATGCGGGGCCATTGCATTATTCAATTCCCTGCTGCTTATATATTATGCTGCAACACTGAAGCGCACTGTGCTTATAGGTAACCTTAGCATAGGATATCTTACTGGTTCTACTTTCCTATTCGGTGGAGCGGTATTTTACACCAATGGTGGCATTAAAGCAGTATCAATTCTGTTCCTGCTAGCAACCCTTGCCACCATTGCCCGAGAAATTGTCAAGGACATTGAGGATATAGAAGGAGATAAAAAAGATGGTGCCTCTACTCTGGCCATCAGCATTGGACCTGATAAAGCGTCTTATCTGGCCTCTGCAATTGGACTTATTGCTGTGCTTGCAAGCCCACTGCCTTATCTACAATCCCTGTTAACTATGCGCTATCTAGCAGTTGTTTTGGTAGCAGACATACTTTTTTTTGTAGCAGTTGTTGCTATATTGAAAGAAAAGAAACCTGCAAAATCCTCAAAACTATTCAAAATGGCAATGTTTGCTGCCTTAATAGCGTTCCTAGTTGGAGCATGAATGTCCTATATTGATAGGTTATGACAATAACTACAGATCTTCCTGGACAATGCCTTTCACCTTGTGATCGATCTCACCTAGATGTGCCAGATATTCCTTTAATATCATTGGAAACGTATGCGCAGGAACGAAGCGAACTGCCAGCTCTTCAGCCCATTTCTGTATGCCGAAGTCACTTGCCACTACCGCTGCATCCAGCTCCTTGGCAAGTATGAGCACATCGATATCT encodes:
- the nadA gene encoding quinolinate synthase NadA → MQDTRELIEKIAELKKKRNAVILAHNYVRGEILDIADFIGDSLELSQKAVQLDADVIVFCGVHFMAESAAVLSPHKTVLIPEIDARCPMADMVRVDSLRSLKQQHPNAAVVCYVNTTAEIKAECDICCTSANAIEVVKSLEEKKVIFVPDKNLADYVARNTDKQIIPWTGYCPTHNQILPIDIKKAKSMHPMAEVLAHPECRREVLDMANNIFSTTGMVNYIRTSDCTEFIIATESGLIHRLQKDNLSKDFYLVSPYTICPDMKMIDLKAVADSLEQMKYVITVPEDIRIRAKQALDRMLAIKRKR
- a CDS encoding geranylgeranylglycerol-phosphate geranylgeranyltransferase; translation: MRAYLQLIRYGNCLMAAFSAAIGVFIAYNIISGTAGQIPFPLFEIIYVALVVFLVTGAGNAINDYYDIEIDRINKPERPIPSGRISKSQALSFSILFFALGTLIAFFINTICGAIALFNSLLLIYYAATLKRTVLIGNLSIGYLTGSTFLFGGAVFYTNGGIKAVSILFLLATLATIAREIVKDIEDIEGDKKDGASTLAISIGPDKASYLASAIGLIAVLASPLPYLQSLLTMRYLAVVLVADILFFVAVVAILKEKKPAKSSKLFKMAMFAALIAFLVGA